One segment of Cetobacterium sp. NK01 DNA contains the following:
- a CDS encoding polysaccharide lyase 6 family protein: protein MLFFTKSIFSFAQWEGENYKPVKVIEKQKVSLSNLKEQKTQDLLERLKKLKNGEKLVIPNGEYKDLGIIKIKQNNIKISAENPGQVIFSGKVQILISGDCNVFSDFIFVKGGPANSSGIICLLGNENKIVNNSFINFNIHDEKESDWITLKGSKNKILNNYFEGKTKRGQIIVINKNLKKQDKHIIAQNIFKNHKSEDSILKNEANGWEAIRTGTGKTALHRNSEIEILYNLFINMDAEPELISVKSSNTLLKGNTVISSIAGITLRQGRDNVVEDNVILGMEKEGTRGIRFYDKGHVIRNNYIEGLRGKGNATGGLVSATGVIDTKNGEESQNKIISQWTPNNILIENNSFINSEQNILYSDKIHSPNKRDNLVVEKVYPGYNLYFKNNLSYEENPNNYALIGAEDMNPLDSEYENEVYFGKIKGVLNLPKGIDRNKPFLKRKQGILIEENKNIGAKNLLILTENIIGPNYKIEN from the coding sequence ATGCTTTTTTTTACGAAGAGTATTTTTTCTTTTGCCCAATGGGAAGGAGAAAATTATAAACCTGTAAAAGTAATTGAAAAACAAAAAGTTTCGTTATCTAATTTAAAAGAACAAAAAACACAAGATTTGTTAGAGAGATTAAAAAAATTAAAAAACGGTGAAAAATTGGTCATACCTAATGGAGAATATAAAGATCTAGGGATTATTAAAATTAAACAAAATAATATAAAAATTTCAGCAGAAAATCCAGGTCAAGTAATTTTTTCTGGAAAAGTTCAAATTCTTATATCTGGAGATTGCAATGTTTTTTCAGATTTTATTTTTGTAAAAGGAGGACCTGCAAATTCATCGGGAATTATATGCCTCTTAGGAAATGAAAATAAAATTGTTAACAATTCTTTTATAAACTTCAATATACATGATGAAAAAGAAAGTGACTGGATAACTTTAAAAGGTTCAAAAAATAAAATTTTAAATAATTATTTTGAAGGAAAAACAAAGAGAGGACAAATTATTGTAATAAATAAAAATTTGAAAAAACAAGATAAGCATATCATAGCACAGAATATATTTAAAAATCATAAATCAGAAGATTCTATTTTAAAAAATGAGGCTAATGGTTGGGAAGCTATAAGAACAGGAACAGGAAAAACAGCATTACATAGAAATTCTGAAATTGAAATTTTATACAATCTTTTTATAAATATGGATGCTGAACCTGAATTGATTTCAGTAAAATCTTCGAATACCTTACTAAAGGGAAATACTGTTATTTCTAGTATTGCAGGAATAACTTTAAGACAAGGAAGAGATAATGTTGTAGAAGATAATGTTATTTTAGGAATGGAAAAAGAAGGCACACGGGGCATAAGATTTTATGATAAAGGTCACGTTATAAGAAATAATTATATAGAAGGACTTAGAGGAAAAGGTAATGCCACAGGAGGACTTGTATCAGCTACGGGAGTTATTGATACGAAAAATGGAGAAGAATCTCAAAATAAAATAATTAGTCAGTGGACACCTAATAATATACTTATAGAAAATAATTCTTTTATAAATTCAGAGCAAAACATTTTATATAGTGATAAAATACATTCTCCAAATAAGCGGGATAATCTTGTTGTAGAGAAAGTTTATCCAGGTTATAATCTATATTTTAAAAATAATCTTTCTTATGAAGAGAATCCTAATAATTATGCATTAATAGGAGCAGAAGATATGAATCCTTTGGATTCTGAATATGAAAATGAAGTTTATTTTGGAAAAATAAAGGGAGTTTTAAATCTTCCAAAAGGAATTGATAGAAATAAACCTTTTTTAAAAAGAAAACAAGGGATTTTAATTGAAGAAAATAAAAATATAGGTGCCAAAAATCTATTGATTTTAACAGAAAATATAATTGGACCTAATTATAAAATAGAAAATTAA